The DNA sequence ccacaccgatctcgacaaaccatttctgtatggacctcgctttatccACGGGGAKattgtcatgctgaaacaggaaagggccttccccaaactgttgcctcaaacttggaagcacagaatcatctagaatgtcattgtatgctgtaMRGTTAAGATTttctttcactggaactaaagggcccgaaccatgactttacagttggcactattttTTGGTTCTGGTAGTGTTCTCCTGTCATGgtgaatggtgatcttaggcttgtgtctgGCTGCTAGGCCATGTAAACCctgttctagcagggcagaaatttgtcaaactggaaaggtggcatcatttgacggtgccacgttgaaagtcactgaagtCTTCAGMaaggccattctactgacaatgtttgtctatggagatcgcatggctgcgTGCTTGATgttatacaccagtcagcaacggCTGTGGCTTAACAGCTGAATCCACTTATTTGAGGAGGTGTCCACATTATTTTGTACATATAGTTTCCCCACAGGAATAGTAAACCAACAAACATTTAACCAactgttggtccccacaaggtcaaatgctatttctagggggtttagggttaaggttggaaTCAGTGTCAGGTTTAAGAGGGTTTAAGAGGGTTTCTGTTTATTCTGGTATCAACCCTTGGGTWATTTGGGCCTATTGCAACTTTCTGCCCCGTTTCTATATTGTACATCCAACCGGTCTAGAGAGGGTGGGAGAACATGACAGGCAAAAGTTCAAAAACGTATTGATTAAGTGCTGAGGTTTAAAAGGTTTAAGTTTAAAACAAATGTTAtaataaaatcataataaaacaTGCAAACTGgattaattaaataaattatccccccaagtgtcacgatcgtcgtaatgattggaccaaggcgcagcgtgcgtagagttccacatcttttNNNNNNNNNNNNNNNNNNNNNNNNNNNNNNNNNNNNNNNNNNNNNNNNNNNNNNNNNNNNNNNNNNNNNNNNNNNNNNNNNNNNNNNNNNNNNNNNNNNNNNNNNNNNNNNNNNNNNNNNNNNNNNNNNNNNNNNNNNNNNNNNNNNNNNNNNNNNNNNNNNNNNNNNNNNNNNNNNNNNNNNNNNNNNNNNNNNNNNNNNNNNNNNNNNNNNNNNNNNNNNNNNNNNNNNNNNNNNNNNNNNNNNNNNNNNNNNNNNNNNNNNNNNNNNNNNNNNNNNNNNNNNNNNNNNNNNNNNNNNNNNNNNNNNNNNNNNNNNNNNNNNNNNNNNNNNNNNNNNNNNNNNNNNNNNNNNNNNNNNNNNNNNNNNNNNNNNNNNNNNNNNNNNNNNNNNNNNNNNNNNNNNNNNNNNNNNNNNNNNNNNNNNNNNNNNNNNNNNNNNNNNNNNNNNNNNNNNNNNNNNNNNNNNNNNNNNNNNNNNNNNNNNNNNNNNNNNNNNNNNNNNNNNNNNNNNNNNNNNNNNNNNNNNNNNNNNNNNNNNNNNNNNNNNNNNNNNNNNNNNNNNNNNNNNNNNNNNNNNNNNNNNNNNNNNNNNNNNNNNNNNNNNNNNNNNNNNNNNNNNNNNNNNNNNNNNNNNNNNNNNNNNNNNNNNNNNNNNNNNNNNNNNNNNNNNNNNNNNNNNNNNNNNNNNNNNNNNNNNNNNNNNNNNNNNNNNNNNNNNNNNNNNNNNNNNNNNNNNNNNNNNNNNNNNNNNNNNNNNNNNNNNNNNNNNNNNNNNNNNNNNNNNNNNNNNNNNNNNNNNNNNNNNNNNNNNNNNNNNNNNNNNNNNNNNNNNNNNNNNNNNNNNNNNNNNNNNNNNNNNNNNNNNNNNNNNNNNNNNNNNNNNNNNNNNNNNNNNNNNNNNNNNNNNNNNNNNNNNNNNNNNNNNNNNNNNNNNNNNNNNNNNNNNNNNNNNNNNNNNNNNNNNNNNNNNNNNNNNNNNNNNNNNNNNNNNNNNNNNNNNNNNNNNNNNNNNNNNNNNNNNNNNNNNNNNNNNNNNNNNNNNNNNNNNNNNNNNNNNNNNNNNNNNNNNNNNNNNNNNNNNNNNNNNNNNNNNNNNNNNNNNNNNNNNNNNNNNNNNNNNNNNNNNNNNNNNNNNNNNNNNNNNNNNNNNNNNNNNNNNNNNNNNNNNNNNNNNNNNNNNNNNNNNNNNNNNNNNNNNNNNNNNNNNNNNNNNNNNNNNNNNNNNNNNNNNNNNNNNNNNNNNNNNNNNNNNNNNNNNNNNNNNNNNNNNNNNNNNNNNNNNNNNNNNNNNNNNNNNNNNNNNNNNNNNNNNNNNNNNNNNNNNNNNNNNNNNNNNNNNNNNNNNNNNNNNNNNNNNNNNNNNNNNNNNNNNNNNNNNNNNNNNNNNNNNNNNNNNNNNNNNNNNNNNNNNNNNNNNNNNNNNNNNNNNNNNNNNNNNNNNNNNNNNNNNNNNNNNNNNNNNNNNNNNNNNNNNNNNNNNNNNNNNNNNNNNNNNNNNNNNNNNNNNNNNNNNNNNNNNNNNNNNNNNNNNNNNNNNNNNNNNNNNNNNNNNNNNNNNNNNNNNNNNNNNNNNNNNNNNNNNNNNNNNNNNNNNNNNNNNNNNNNNNNNNNNNNNNNNNNNNNNNNNNNNNNNNNNNNNNNNNNNNNNNNNNNNNNNNNNNNNNNNNNNNNNNNNNNNNNNNNNNNNNNNNNNNNNNNNNNNNNNNNNNNNNNNNNNNNNNNNNNNNNNNNNNNNNNNNNNNNNNNNNNNNNNNNNNNNNNNNNNNNNNNNNNNNNNNNNNNNNNNNNNNNNNNNNNNNNNNNGGTCATCAGTGGAGATATCCTGCTCTTACCCATATCCCAGGGTTACAGTACCACACCTTCTGGTTCATAAAAAGTAATGCTGTGAGAATTATGTGAGTCTGAGAGTTGCTCAGACTCAATGGTGTGTGGACGTCCGTAGTGAGAAGACAATGGACacaccctgagaatcacagaactgagagagaggatCAGCGAGTACGAGAGTCAATTTATATCAGATAGTCCAGGAGGGAGAATTTCTCGTACGCTGGAGTCACGTCTGTCTGTTACAGGTagcagtgatatatatatatattgatctgTAATCAACTGCTGTctgttacaggtacagtgatattaATATATAGTGTTTGATTCGTTTTAATCACTGTctgttacaggtacagtgatcattATACATATAGTGATTCGATCTGTTTAATCACTCTGTCTGTTACAGGTAGCAGTGAATTATGATATAGTAGTAGATCTGTTTAATTGGTTCTGGAAAATTGTCTTGATGTTGTAGcagaaataatataaaaatgaatGTATAGTAAAATAGGAATGTCTGAGTTGATGATTTGAGAACGTCCACTCCTGCCTCATTTGAACTAGACAACAGGTCATTGATGGTTTTAATGTTGTTATCTACTCCAGACCTGCAGGTGAAGGTGACCACCACACGGTGGTCAAcgacactgacctgtagcaccacctgtactctgactggtaaccccacctacatctggtacaggAACAGTAAGAATGTACAAGAGGACTCCTCCCCCTCGTACTCAGTCTACATTAAAACTGAAGACAGCTTCTACTGTGCTGTAAAAGGCATCAattctcctgcagtgtgtgagtgtgactaaTACACCGTTTAAAGTCTGTTAAAATCATCCAATACATCATTGGTCAGTGTTYATGTGCAGTGAAACAGACATGAAATAGGGCTACTATTTCATTTAGATCAATGGATGTTGATTTTACAGTTCTAAATACTTACACCATTTGAAAAATTTACTTGTGTTTCAGCTGTTGAGGGTCACAGTTATTTCCACGTGACTTACACCCATCAGAGTGTCTGTACCTTGAAGGGGTCATCAGTGGACATATCCTGCTCTTATACATTTCCCAGTGGTCATACAGTCTCTGAAACAAAATGGTACACAAAAGGAAAACTTGATGAGGCGCCTCAAATCCTGAACCCGGGGTATGGAGGTCGTGTGGAGTACCTTGGAAATATGCAGAGTGAGTccaccctgagaatcacagatcTGAGAGAGGAGGATTCAGCTGAGTATAAGTTTAGATTCAGAACAGATCAGACAAACTGGGAGCCCACCTCCCCTGGAACAACTCTGACTGTCACAGGTAACACTGCACGTCACATCCTATCAATACTGCAAACGATTACTTAAGGATATACTCAGTGTTTTAATACCCTTTCATTTAGTTctgcaggtgaaggtgactcCTGCCACTGTGTCAGAGGGACAGAAGGTGACACTGACCTGTCACAacacctgtactctgactgacaaccccaaccccacctacatctggtacaagaatgGACATGTAACCAACCAATCTAACAGTCTGTTCCTAAACCCAGTCAGCAGTGAGGATYCAGGCAGATACTCCTGTGCTGTAGAAGGCCATGAGGATATCCACTCTGCTGAAGAGACTCTCACTGTCACATGTGAGTATGTGTGATACATCTCCAGTTGTATTCTTTTAGTAGCATCTTCTCTCATCTATTCTATCTGTTATTTCAATCTATTTCCAAGTTCCATGAATGTACTCATCTCACTACTGTAGTGACTACAAGTACTTCAC is a window from the Salvelinus sp. IW2-2015 unplaced genomic scaffold, ASM291031v2 Un_scaffold4120, whole genome shotgun sequence genome containing:
- the LOC139026208 gene encoding B-cell receptor CD22-like, encoding MVLMLLSTPDLQVKVTTTRWSTTLTCSTTCTLTGNPTYIWYRNSKNVQEDSSPSYSVYIKTEDSFYCAVKGINSPAVSVEGHSYFHVTYTHQSVCTLKGSSVDISCSYTFPSGHTVSETKWYTKGKLDEAPQILNPGYGGRVEYLGNMQSESTLRITDLREEDSAEYKFRFRTDQTNWEPTSPGTTLTVTVLQVKVTPATVSEGQKVTLTCHNTCTLTDNPNPTYIWYKNGHVTNQSNSLFLNPVSSEDXGRYSCAVEGHEDIHSAEETLTVTYGPKNTSVSVSPSGEIVEGSSVTLTCSSDANPPVDKYTWYKKNVTSAKATGQSYSITNISSEDRGEYYCEAQNKRRDL